The genomic region GGCGTAATACGCATAGGACAGCTCATCATCCTCGGCCTCGTTGATGCGGGAGAGGGCGATGCGCACCCGCTGGAACCGGTTCAGTTTCTCGGCATCCAGATAGCGTTTCAGGTGATCGTAGAACAGCTTGTAGTGCCGCAGCTCATCCGCCGCGATGTTCTGGCAGATGGCTTTCAGGACAGGCTCGTCCGTGGCCTCGTGGATGGCGGTGTAGTACGAGCTGGTGCCCGTTTCCACCATGCACCGGGCGATCAGCTCGCCACTGCGCGATCCGCGCACGGACTTCGCCGCATCCAGCGGAATGCGGTACCCGGCCCGGAATTTCGCAAAGGACTCCTGGAAGCTGAACGACGGATCGGCCTTTTCAGCCCAGCGGCCCAGCGCCTCGCCATGCTGGACTTCCTCCACACCCCAGTGCTCGGCCGCTGCACAGAATTCCGGGTCGTCGTGGAACACGTTTTTCAGATAGGTGACGTAATCACCGGCGTTGTATTCCACCATGGCGGCGGCCTTGACCACCTGCAGCAGATCCGGTGTGATTTTTGACGCATCAAACCGGTCCCAGGGAAGCTCATCAATCGTCCAGTGGGCGCGGGCCATGACTTCCTCCCTGCAGGACTGTTCAGTGGATTGTGGCCCCGCGCAGTGCGGCGAGCGCGGCCTCGACAACAGCCTTGCGC from Pseudomonadota bacterium harbors:
- a CDS encoding ferritin-like domain-containing protein, with amino-acid sequence MARAHWTIDELPWDRFDASKITPDLLQVVKAAAMVEYNAGDYVTYLKNVFHDDPEFCAAAEHWGVEEVQHGEALGRWAEKADPSFSFQESFAKFRAGYRIPLDAAKSVRGSRSGELIARCMVETGTSSYYTAIHEATDEPVLKAICQNIAADELRHYKLFYDHLKRYLDAEKLNRFQRVRIALSRINEAEDDELSYAYYAANGNGEPYDRQTFNRAYMRRAYSFYRPHHVDRGMAMIFKACGLKPHSVAFGAASRTAWWLMNRRVKKLEKMAA